A region from the uncultured Holophaga sp. genome encodes:
- the pilO gene encoding type 4a pilus biogenesis protein PilO, translating into MSPNLQKQIIIGGLVGLLILVLTYILLGGKRTELKGLEAANVVLQEEVRKGYGIKSNYEHLKKEVEIQTQELDELLKIMPAETDISEMPYRVKKMADTAGIDQTSFTNQGAIKTEYYRAFPVQFTFRAGYNSFGEFASQVSGFEKIISISDIEMVNVKTKSLYPVTVKCRVLAYVYTPPEAAPAPAAKPGKAPGTPAPKGADKED; encoded by the coding sequence ATGTCACCGAATCTTCAGAAGCAAATCATCATTGGCGGTCTGGTCGGGCTTTTGATCCTGGTGCTCACCTACATCCTGCTGGGTGGCAAGCGGACCGAGCTCAAGGGACTGGAGGCGGCCAACGTCGTCCTCCAGGAGGAAGTCCGGAAGGGCTATGGGATCAAGTCCAACTACGAACACCTGAAGAAGGAAGTGGAGATCCAGACGCAGGAACTGGACGAGCTCCTCAAGATCATGCCCGCCGAGACCGACATCTCCGAGATGCCCTACCGCGTCAAGAAGATGGCTGATACCGCTGGCATCGACCAGACCTCCTTCACCAACCAGGGGGCCATCAAGACGGAATACTACCGGGCCTTCCCGGTGCAGTTCACCTTCCGGGCCGGCTACAACTCCTTCGGGGAGTTTGCCTCACAGGTGAGCGGATTCGAGAAGATCATCTCCATCTCCGATATCGAGATGGTGAATGTCAAGACCAAGAGCCTCTATCCGGTCACCGTCAAGTGCCGGGTGCTGGCTTATGTCTACACCCCCCCCGAGGCTGCCCCGGCTCCCGCCGCCAAGCCCGGCAAGGCCCCCGGCACGCCTGCCCCCAAGGGCGCGGACAAGGAGGACTGA
- a CDS encoding PilN domain-containing protein, producing MIRINLLGDALVQTGAKKDAPEAAALYESGEQKSFRFPIVGVLIFVILAAVSGVYYVMLTKKVDAAKATNAELQAKKQELQKYFVLEKQYKEKKEALEKKKKVITDLRLAQRAPVYLLTELSNALPEGVWFTKLTQKGKTVFIEGESNNFESVNLFKNRLTEQNQFFSNVQYPKAEKKGAQIVFSLSFDFKSLN from the coding sequence ATGATCAGGATCAATCTCCTCGGAGACGCCCTTGTCCAGACCGGGGCCAAGAAGGATGCTCCGGAAGCCGCAGCCCTATACGAGAGTGGCGAGCAGAAGTCCTTCCGCTTCCCCATCGTGGGTGTGCTCATCTTCGTCATCCTTGCTGCGGTGAGCGGGGTCTACTACGTGATGCTCACCAAGAAGGTGGACGCCGCCAAGGCCACCAATGCGGAACTCCAGGCCAAGAAGCAGGAGCTGCAGAAGTACTTCGTCCTCGAGAAGCAATACAAGGAGAAGAAGGAAGCCCTGGAGAAGAAGAAGAAGGTCATCACTGATCTCCGGCTCGCCCAGCGGGCTCCGGTCTATCTGCTCACCGAGCTCTCCAATGCCCTGCCCGAGGGGGTCTGGTTCACCAAGCTGACCCAGAAGGGCAAGACGGTTTTCATCGAGGGTGAGAGCAACAACTTCGAGTCGGTCAACCTCTTCAAGAACCGCCTGACGGAGCAGAACCAGTTCTTCAGCAATGTCCAGTACCCCAAGGCGGAAAAGAAGGGTGCTCAGATCGTGTTCTCCCTCTCCTTTGATTTCAAATCCCTGAACTGA
- the pilM gene encoding type IV pilus assembly protein PilM, with product MLQQYNSWQNSSARLPVGLFQTKKKLLVGLDIGSGSVKLCELQSSGKSGGQNHTLQKLGEIPIPHDAIVDGDIMDSNAVASAIRQVVAEQKIKAKEVAISVAGQQVMVKKVTFPLMSPAELAESVRWEAESFFPAGQGLDSYALDFSILEERPADGNMDVVLVACRKDKLEAYVACVAQAGLKAVIVDVDVFSLQNAYELNYPMGSRDEVVALVNVGASFTNLTMLTGNRSTFWRDIAWGSNRYTDKLVEDWGVSREGAEILKKGGSAEGRTSEEVLPSLMAISDSFADELMRTIDFFRSSFKVDRLDRIVLAGGGAKTGGLVEILADRFKVSVERMNPFQSLAMDDRSVDASRVSEIGCSAAVAVGVALRQVGDR from the coding sequence GTGCTTCAGCAGTACAATTCATGGCAAAACTCTTCAGCGAGGCTCCCCGTGGGTCTTTTCCAGACAAAAAAGAAACTCCTGGTTGGCCTGGATATCGGTTCCGGCAGTGTGAAGCTGTGTGAGCTCCAGTCCTCCGGCAAGTCCGGAGGGCAGAACCACACGCTCCAGAAGCTGGGCGAGATCCCCATCCCCCACGACGCCATCGTCGATGGAGATATCATGGACAGCAATGCGGTCGCCTCTGCCATCCGGCAGGTGGTCGCGGAGCAGAAGATCAAGGCCAAGGAAGTGGCGATCTCGGTGGCCGGGCAGCAGGTGATGGTCAAAAAAGTGACTTTCCCCCTGATGAGCCCCGCCGAACTGGCCGAGTCTGTGCGCTGGGAGGCGGAAAGCTTCTTCCCTGCCGGTCAGGGCTTGGACTCCTATGCTCTGGATTTTTCCATCCTTGAGGAGCGGCCGGCTGACGGAAACATGGATGTGGTGCTCGTGGCCTGCCGCAAGGACAAGCTCGAGGCCTATGTCGCCTGTGTGGCCCAGGCCGGGCTCAAGGCGGTCATCGTGGATGTGGACGTCTTCTCCCTCCAGAACGCCTATGAACTCAACTACCCAATGGGCAGCCGGGATGAAGTGGTCGCCCTGGTCAATGTCGGGGCGAGCTTCACCAACCTGACCATGCTCACCGGCAACCGGTCCACCTTCTGGCGGGATATCGCCTGGGGGAGCAACCGCTACACCGACAAGCTGGTGGAGGACTGGGGAGTCTCCCGCGAGGGGGCGGAGATCCTCAAGAAGGGGGGCAGTGCCGAGGGGAGAACCTCGGAGGAGGTGCTCCCCTCCCTCATGGCCATCTCCGACAGCTTTGCGGATGAGCTCATGAGGACCATCGACTTCTTCCGGTCCAGTTTCAAGGTCGATCGTCTGGACCGGATCGTTCTCGCGGGTGGCGGTGCCAAGACCGGGGGACTTGTGGAGATCCTGGCGGACAGGTTCAAGGTCTCGGTGGAGCGGATGAATCCCTTCCAGTCCCTGGCCATGGATGACCGGAGTGTGGATGCCTCCAGGGTGAGTGAGATCGGCTGTTCGGCCGCGGTTGCGGTCGGTGTGGCTCTGCGCCAGGTGGGTGACCGATGA
- a CDS encoding Stp1/IreP family PP2C-type Ser/Thr phosphatase has translation MKLVAAGLSDTGCVRKHNEDNLLVDLELGLFLVADGLGGHAAGEVASRIVVEKVEEFILQTAERDRTWPLDYDARIPYDGNRLKAALLLSDQAILDDIRQNPERESMGSTVVACLVKDGKVTLAHVGDSRGYLFEKGGLRQLTRDHSWVADQVENGILTPEEARKHPFRNVITQALGNGGELEVAVQELQVKESDRLLLCSDGLSGMVPDEEISSILQSSETLVIAAERLVKRAIDYGGEDNVTVVLIGFEADKILA, from the coding sequence ATGAAGTTGGTCGCAGCGGGACTCTCCGACACCGGTTGTGTCCGGAAGCACAACGAGGACAACCTCCTTGTGGACTTGGAACTGGGGCTCTTCCTGGTGGCGGACGGACTGGGCGGGCATGCCGCCGGAGAGGTCGCCAGCCGGATTGTGGTGGAGAAGGTTGAGGAGTTCATTCTCCAGACGGCGGAGCGGGACCGGACTTGGCCCCTCGACTATGACGCCCGGATCCCCTATGACGGGAATCGCCTCAAGGCTGCCCTGCTCCTTTCAGATCAGGCCATTCTGGATGACATCCGGCAGAACCCCGAGCGCGAATCCATGGGTTCCACGGTGGTGGCCTGTCTGGTGAAGGACGGGAAGGTGACCCTGGCCCACGTGGGGGACAGTCGTGGTTATCTCTTTGAAAAAGGTGGCTTGAGGCAACTGACGCGGGATCATTCATGGGTTGCTGACCAAGTGGAGAATGGGATCCTCACCCCTGAAGAGGCCCGGAAGCACCCCTTTCGGAACGTTATCACCCAGGCGCTGGGGAACGGTGGCGAGCTCGAAGTTGCTGTCCAGGAACTTCAAGTCAAAGAATCGGATCGTCTTTTGCTGTGCTCGGACGGACTGTCGGGCATGGTGCCCGATGAGGAGATCTCCTCCATTCTCCAAAGCAGTGAAACACTGGTGATTGCCGCCGAAAGACTCGTGAAAAGAGCCATCGATTACGGGGGAGAGGACAACGTGACTGTGGTGCTCATTGGGTTCGAGGCAGACAAAATTTTGGCCTGA
- a CDS encoding DnaJ domain-containing protein — MNPYEILELSDGASPEEIKAAYHRLAKQWHPDKFSGPSKAEAEVRFRLLAEAFGMLKDVARRAPASAPVPQAEARPTAPSPEGVRIDLQAERSPKERTAEDWFREAKAAFEHGDAQKSLGLIHYAIKLDGERPDYHALMAKAVARATGDKKAESKALETAIRLNPKDVESTIRLAELFQSVGMHARATRLWENARRLEPSHRVFAKKEAQKEGGKKGGKAAEAKLTLAEQWLDLQTNVRLWWERMKERRKS; from the coding sequence ATGAATCCGTATGAAATCCTTGAGCTGTCAGACGGGGCCTCCCCCGAGGAGATCAAGGCCGCCTATCACAGACTGGCCAAGCAGTGGCATCCGGACAAGTTCTCGGGGCCCAGCAAGGCTGAGGCCGAGGTTAGGTTCCGCCTCCTGGCGGAGGCTTTCGGCATGCTCAAGGATGTGGCCCGGAGAGCACCCGCCTCTGCGCCTGTGCCCCAGGCTGAAGCCCGGCCGACTGCTCCCTCCCCTGAAGGGGTCCGGATTGATCTCCAGGCTGAGCGCAGCCCCAAGGAGCGGACGGCCGAAGACTGGTTCCGCGAGGCCAAGGCGGCCTTCGAACACGGAGATGCCCAGAAGTCACTGGGTCTGATTCATTACGCCATCAAGCTCGACGGAGAGAGGCCCGATTACCATGCCCTGATGGCGAAGGCCGTTGCGCGGGCGACCGGGGACAAGAAGGCCGAGTCGAAGGCCCTGGAGACGGCCATCCGTCTCAATCCCAAAGATGTGGAGTCCACCATCCGGCTGGCGGAGCTCTTCCAGTCCGTCGGCATGCATGCCCGGGCCACCCGGCTCTGGGAGAATGCCCGCAGGCTCGAGCCCAGCCATCGGGTCTTCGCGAAGAAGGAGGCTCAGAAGGAGGGAGGGAAGAAGGGGGGCAAGGCTGCCGAGGCAAAGCTCACCCTGGCCGAGCAGTGGCTTGATCTTCAGACGAATGTCCGTCTCTGGTGGGAGCGGATGAAGGAGCGGAGAAAATCATGA
- the mqnE gene encoding aminofutalosine synthase MqnE, whose translation MLGLSMPLGSYITDPDLRPLAAKVEEGQRLSFEDGLKLYTSPDLNGIAALAHAVRLARHGRKTYFVASRRLSYTNVCYTRCQFCAFQAREGEARAYTLSAEDVLRELAKPECQGIRELHMTAGNHPGLRVEYFEELFRSIKRAHPGLHLKVFTMVEIDFYARTSGLSVEAFLERCMAAGLESCPGGGAEIFDPEIRKQICVGKKGAETWLEVAEICHRKGLPTNCTMLYGHIEEPRHRVDHLLRLRETQDRTGGFLAYIPLAYQHEENELARTHRIARATGADDLREIAVARLLLDNIDHIKAYWVMITPGLAQIGLSYGADDLDGTIISEEIAHQAGAKTPQGLTRQEITRLITDAGFEPVERDNLYNTYPGA comes from the coding sequence ATGCTGGGTCTCTCCATGCCCCTGGGCAGCTACATCACGGATCCGGACCTGAGGCCATTGGCCGCCAAGGTGGAGGAAGGGCAGCGCCTCAGCTTCGAGGACGGCCTCAAGCTCTACACCTCCCCTGACCTCAACGGCATCGCCGCCCTGGCCCATGCCGTCCGTCTGGCACGACACGGGCGGAAGACCTACTTCGTCGCCAGCCGCCGGCTTTCCTACACCAATGTCTGTTATACCCGCTGCCAGTTCTGCGCCTTCCAGGCCCGGGAAGGGGAAGCCAGGGCCTACACCCTCTCCGCTGAAGATGTCCTGCGGGAGCTGGCCAAGCCCGAGTGCCAGGGCATCCGGGAGCTCCATATGACCGCCGGGAATCACCCGGGACTCCGGGTGGAGTACTTCGAGGAGCTCTTCCGAAGCATCAAGCGGGCCCACCCCGGCCTCCACCTCAAGGTCTTCACCATGGTGGAGATCGACTTCTACGCCCGGACCTCGGGACTCTCCGTGGAAGCGTTCCTGGAACGCTGCATGGCTGCGGGCCTGGAGAGCTGTCCGGGTGGGGGCGCCGAGATCTTCGACCCTGAAATCCGGAAACAGATCTGCGTAGGGAAGAAGGGCGCCGAAACCTGGCTTGAGGTGGCGGAGATCTGCCACCGCAAGGGGCTCCCCACCAACTGCACCATGCTCTACGGCCACATCGAGGAGCCCCGCCATCGCGTGGACCACCTCCTCCGCCTGCGTGAGACCCAGGACCGCACAGGAGGCTTCCTGGCCTACATCCCCCTGGCCTATCAGCACGAAGAGAACGAACTGGCCCGCACCCACCGCATCGCCCGGGCAACGGGCGCGGACGACCTGCGGGAGATCGCCGTCGCCCGACTCCTGCTCGACAACATCGACCACATCAAGGCCTACTGGGTGATGATCACCCCGGGGCTGGCACAGATCGGCCTCAGCTATGGAGCCGATGACCTGGACGGCACCATCATCAGCGAAGAAATCGCCCACCAGGCCGGGGCCAAGACTCCCCAGGGCCTGACCCGCCAGGAGATCACCCGACTCATCACCGACGCGGGCTTCGAGCCGGTGGAGCGGGACAACCTCTACAACACCTACCCGGGAGCCTGA
- a CDS encoding 5-formyltetrahydrofolate cyclo-ligase, with amino-acid sequence MEDKKELRRRFRALRDGIPPAQHAAASAQLCRALERLCLSRRLTRIGAFSPYGSEIDLCPLVRSRPEWTFLFPRIASTKPPRLIWGPEPLEPGMWGLMEPALAQHLTPPVQLLLVPGLAFDDRGFRLGYGGGFYDALLGHLPRETLTLAVGFESQRTTALPVEPQDLPVRGLQTEQGLTWFD; translated from the coding sequence GTGGAGGACAAGAAGGAGCTCCGCAGGCGATTCAGGGCCCTGCGCGACGGAATCCCACCGGCACAGCACGCAGCGGCGTCCGCACAGCTCTGCCGCGCGCTGGAGCGGCTCTGCCTCAGCAGAAGACTCACCAGGATCGGCGCCTTCTCGCCCTATGGTTCGGAGATTGACCTCTGCCCCCTGGTCCGCAGCCGTCCGGAATGGACCTTCCTCTTCCCCCGCATCGCCTCCACCAAGCCCCCCCGCCTCATCTGGGGACCCGAACCCCTGGAGCCCGGCATGTGGGGCCTCATGGAACCGGCCCTGGCCCAGCACCTCACTCCCCCGGTCCAGCTGCTGCTGGTCCCGGGGCTCGCCTTTGACGACCGGGGCTTCCGGCTGGGCTATGGAGGGGGCTTCTACGATGCCCTTCTCGGGCACCTCCCCAGGGAGACCCTGACCTTGGCGGTGGGCTTTGAATCGCAGAGGACAACGGCCCTCCCGGTGGAGCCCCAGGATCTCCCGGTCAGGGGGCTCCAGACCGAACAGGGCCTGACCTGGTTTGACTGA
- a CDS encoding FHA domain-containing protein yields MPYLSWCEGEFPSRQLLDGDCILGRDPATCGLARPGDPGLSRRHALLFRSGERWWIRDLDSRNGTLLNGLGVGTPFGSQLEDGDEILIGDWTLHFTIRFPGLDGVNFVEGVGDLFDEVKPEPSQGLVLTRGLQLLQRATEALLRETDASALVRSLLEEALRLLGGDRGFVVTANPEGSWTTEHRIGDVEDRMGLSQSVLDYVGQHRVGVLSNAPTLDPRFSGSSSLVELVRGALMCAPMACDGQVLGILYLDRSRAAKGFTRFDLALFQAFVRLGAITLRHTQLARKAIGRAEVQGELLRIKTLHARFTERIGELLGTMGGSLRWLQAFGEASAEPGMAAMLHQVERLQFLVETGLQETLQGSPREVHATRDLEALQGMVAEAWRELLRLRGAELQLEPAPEGSVWIAGIQSAQAVIGLVEPLLMHVPRGGVVRGRWRDEPGDWALSLEFPVMTAPPAPDAWTLRALGETGIEWRWSSPTLALAFAKSVDQTADTTSLPLLGLVSEDYALLGLFESVAEAGGLSIYPLEAEPPRTPLPAFAYLVLDAKGLPDPAAAVQAFRRHPSFLTVPILVVGAQEELFPTLLAVGATDWLPDGFRWETLHNRLQVLRGHEELQRRALAAERLDTFRQMAGSLKHEINNPLAVISMQVELLERKYPEEPKLAKIGEMVERIRGLVQVLQKMRESPKGDYPDGSSILKLS; encoded by the coding sequence GTGCCCTACCTGTCCTGGTGCGAAGGGGAGTTCCCCAGCCGACAGCTGCTGGACGGGGACTGCATCCTGGGCCGGGATCCTGCGACCTGCGGCTTGGCTCGCCCGGGGGATCCCGGTCTTTCGCGACGCCATGCCCTCCTCTTCCGCTCCGGAGAACGGTGGTGGATACGGGATCTGGATTCTCGCAATGGCACTCTGCTCAACGGCCTGGGGGTCGGCACCCCCTTCGGCAGCCAGCTGGAGGACGGAGACGAGATCCTGATCGGGGACTGGACCCTCCACTTCACGATCCGCTTTCCCGGGCTGGATGGGGTGAATTTCGTGGAGGGGGTCGGGGATCTCTTTGACGAAGTGAAGCCAGAACCCTCCCAGGGCCTGGTGCTGACCCGGGGACTGCAGCTCCTGCAGCGGGCGACAGAAGCCCTGCTGCGGGAGACGGATGCCTCGGCACTGGTGCGGAGCCTGCTCGAGGAGGCCCTCAGGCTCCTGGGCGGGGACAGAGGGTTTGTGGTCACGGCCAACCCGGAGGGCTCCTGGACCACGGAGCATCGGATCGGGGATGTGGAAGACCGGATGGGCCTCTCCCAGTCGGTCCTGGATTATGTGGGGCAGCACCGGGTGGGGGTGCTCTCCAATGCCCCCACTCTGGACCCCCGTTTCAGTGGGTCCAGCAGTCTGGTGGAGCTGGTGCGGGGGGCTCTGATGTGCGCCCCCATGGCCTGCGATGGCCAAGTGCTCGGCATTCTCTATCTGGACCGGTCCCGGGCTGCCAAGGGCTTCACCCGCTTTGATCTGGCTCTCTTCCAGGCCTTTGTGCGGCTCGGGGCCATCACGCTCCGTCACACCCAGTTGGCCCGGAAGGCCATCGGGCGAGCCGAGGTCCAAGGGGAGCTGTTGCGGATCAAGACCCTGCATGCCCGCTTTACGGAACGCATCGGCGAGCTGCTGGGGACCATGGGGGGGAGCCTCCGCTGGTTGCAGGCCTTCGGAGAGGCCAGTGCCGAGCCGGGGATGGCGGCCATGCTCCATCAGGTGGAGCGGCTCCAGTTCCTGGTGGAGACCGGGCTTCAGGAAACCCTCCAGGGAAGCCCCCGGGAGGTCCACGCCACCCGGGATCTGGAGGCCCTCCAGGGGATGGTGGCCGAGGCCTGGAGGGAGCTGCTGCGCCTGAGAGGGGCCGAACTCCAGCTGGAGCCGGCTCCGGAGGGATCGGTCTGGATCGCAGGAATCCAGTCGGCTCAGGCGGTCATCGGCCTGGTGGAGCCCCTCCTGATGCATGTGCCCAGGGGAGGGGTGGTCCGGGGACGCTGGCGGGATGAACCCGGTGACTGGGCCCTGAGTCTCGAGTTCCCGGTCATGACGGCGCCTCCAGCTCCTGATGCCTGGACGCTCCGAGCCTTGGGGGAGACAGGGATCGAGTGGCGCTGGAGCAGTCCGACCCTGGCCTTGGCCTTCGCGAAGAGCGTGGATCAGACGGCGGACACCACCAGCCTGCCGCTTCTGGGGCTGGTGAGCGAAGACTACGCGCTGCTGGGGCTTTTTGAGAGTGTGGCCGAGGCTGGCGGGCTCTCCATATACCCCCTGGAGGCCGAGCCTCCCCGGACGCCCCTCCCGGCCTTTGCCTACCTGGTACTGGATGCCAAGGGACTGCCGGATCCGGCAGCCGCCGTCCAGGCTTTCCGGCGTCATCCCTCCTTCCTGACCGTGCCCATCCTGGTGGTGGGGGCCCAGGAGGAGCTCTTTCCGACCCTGCTGGCGGTGGGGGCCACGGACTGGCTGCCGGACGGCTTCCGCTGGGAGACCCTCCACAACCGGCTCCAGGTGCTGCGGGGGCACGAGGAACTGCAGCGGAGGGCGCTTGCTGCGGAGCGCCTCGACACCTTCCGGCAGATGGCGGGCTCTCTCAAACACGAGATCAACAACCCCTTGGCGGTCATCTCCATGCAAGTGGAGCTGTTGGAGCGCAAATACCCCGAGGAGCCCAAGCTCGCCAAAATCGGCGAGATGGTGGAGCGGATCCGGGGGCTGGTCCAGGTGCTGCAGAAGATGCGGGAGTCCCCGAAGGGGGACTACCCAGATGGGAGCAGTATCCTGAAGCTGAGCTGA
- the yhbY gene encoding ribosome assembly RNA-binding protein YhbY — protein sequence MLTPKQRQYLKAEAHPLKPVVHIGKGGVTEALAAELDQMLDSLELMKIKLNQNTSEDEESVVEALKAQVPGLEHVWTIGHTVLVFRPSRTRATRYALP from the coding sequence ATGCTCACCCCCAAGCAGCGTCAGTATCTGAAGGCCGAGGCCCATCCCCTCAAGCCCGTGGTCCACATCGGGAAGGGCGGGGTCACCGAGGCTCTGGCCGCCGAGCTGGACCAGATGCTGGACAGCCTGGAGCTCATGAAGATCAAGCTGAACCAGAACACCTCGGAGGACGAGGAGAGCGTGGTGGAGGCCCTCAAGGCTCAGGTGCCCGGGCTCGAGCATGTCTGGACCATCGGCCATACGGTCCTCGTATTCCGTCCCAGCCGGACCCGCGCGACGCGCTATGCTCTTCCCTGA
- a CDS encoding IgA Peptidase M64, which yields MLRPLALLIAGLTALGLSATQPRTMRVDYYHSGNAQQESFSLDRVVVEPQPWPGNLAKRLDTTNRGKFLFEVLDRSTNQVLYSRGFSSIFGEWQDTPEARGSNFTSSESLRFPMPEHPVQIVLKKRDEQNAFREIWSFNLDPKADTVDPSQPPSPGPLIALEKNGEPSEKVDFLIMGDGYTAAERGKFEKDARRMMELLFAKSPYKEHRKDFNVWGICPPAQESGISRPSTGVHRRSPLGCTYDAFGSERYVLSFENRTVRDMASYAPYEFMEILVNGKTYGGGGIFGLYGTVAADNAFGPYIFVHEFGHHFADLADEYYTSDVYYETGKPRIEPWMPNVTADPRNPKWKELLTPGIPLPTPWKKAEFEKDSHAYQKERREIRAANRPESEMEALMKREEARESVTLGQDTWSGKVGTFEGANYEPTGYYRSQTDCIMFTRDQVPFCAACQKAIEGIIQLYIK from the coding sequence ATGCTGCGTCCCCTCGCCCTGCTCATCGCCGGACTGACGGCTCTGGGGCTCTCCGCCACCCAGCCCCGCACCATGCGGGTGGACTACTACCACAGTGGGAATGCGCAGCAGGAGAGCTTCTCCCTGGACCGGGTGGTGGTGGAGCCCCAGCCCTGGCCCGGCAACCTGGCCAAGCGCCTGGACACCACCAACCGGGGCAAGTTCCTTTTCGAGGTCCTGGACCGCAGCACCAACCAAGTGCTCTACAGCCGGGGCTTCTCCAGCATCTTCGGCGAGTGGCAGGACACCCCTGAGGCCAGGGGCTCCAACTTCACCAGCTCAGAGTCCCTGCGCTTCCCCATGCCCGAGCACCCCGTGCAGATCGTCCTCAAGAAACGGGATGAGCAGAACGCCTTCCGGGAGATCTGGTCCTTCAACCTCGACCCCAAGGCCGATACCGTGGACCCCTCCCAGCCCCCCAGCCCGGGTCCCCTGATCGCCCTGGAGAAGAACGGCGAGCCCTCGGAGAAGGTGGACTTCCTGATCATGGGTGACGGCTACACCGCCGCCGAGCGGGGCAAGTTCGAGAAGGATGCCCGCCGGATGATGGAACTCCTCTTCGCCAAGTCCCCCTACAAGGAGCACCGCAAGGACTTCAATGTCTGGGGCATCTGCCCGCCAGCCCAGGAGAGCGGCATCAGCCGACCCTCCACCGGTGTCCACAGGCGCTCCCCCCTGGGCTGCACCTATGACGCCTTCGGTTCGGAGCGCTACGTCCTGAGCTTTGAGAACCGCACGGTCCGGGACATGGCCTCCTACGCCCCCTACGAGTTCATGGAGATCCTGGTCAACGGCAAGACCTACGGAGGCGGAGGCATCTTCGGGCTCTACGGCACCGTGGCCGCCGACAACGCCTTCGGCCCCTACATCTTCGTCCATGAGTTCGGCCACCACTTCGCCGACCTCGCCGACGAGTACTACACCTCCGACGTCTACTACGAGACCGGCAAGCCCCGCATCGAGCCCTGGATGCCCAATGTCACCGCCGACCCCAGGAACCCCAAGTGGAAGGAGCTCCTCACCCCAGGCATCCCCCTTCCCACCCCCTGGAAGAAGGCCGAGTTCGAGAAGGACAGCCACGCCTACCAGAAGGAGCGCCGGGAGATCCGCGCCGCCAACCGCCCCGAGTCTGAGATGGAGGCCCTCATGAAGCGGGAGGAGGCCCGGGAGAGCGTCACCCTGGGTCAGGACACCTGGTCCGGCAAGGTGGGCACCTTCGAGGGGGCCAACTACGAACCCACCGGCTACTACCGTTCCCAGACGGACTGCATCATGTTCACCCGGGACCAAGTCCCCTTCTGCGCCGCCTGCCAGAAGGCCATCGAAGGCATCATCCAGCTCTACATCAAGTAG
- a CDS encoding YIP1 family protein, with amino-acid sequence MTDPQPIPALSPEGAPVPPRGPGLLQQLEGVFTGPVELFRRLHRTPVWLGATILMIMVNLVMVVAWSLKVDVEAMLRPVLEQNPQLSYAQIDQIIGFQSRLLIPMGLVGALVGIPLAFCVAALVRCLVGKGLAEGGRPSYRQAFSSVAVSSLVTLPYSILIFIMCLVRRVGGLRPEMLSPTSLGYYVHAESARLQGFFSQLDVFLIASYVMIYLSCRHTLRLKAGGAWLCVLVSLAFTLVTKVALAK; translated from the coding sequence ATGACGGATCCCCAGCCCATTCCCGCCCTTTCTCCTGAGGGGGCTCCGGTGCCCCCCAGAGGCCCCGGACTCCTTCAGCAGCTCGAAGGGGTCTTCACCGGGCCGGTGGAGCTCTTCCGGAGGCTCCACCGAACGCCTGTCTGGCTGGGGGCGACGATCCTGATGATCATGGTCAATCTGGTGATGGTGGTGGCCTGGAGCCTCAAGGTGGATGTGGAGGCCATGCTCAGGCCTGTACTGGAGCAGAACCCCCAGCTCAGCTACGCGCAGATCGACCAGATCATCGGCTTCCAGTCCAGGCTCCTCATCCCCATGGGCCTGGTGGGGGCCCTGGTGGGCATTCCACTGGCCTTCTGCGTAGCCGCTCTGGTGCGCTGCCTGGTGGGGAAGGGGTTGGCCGAGGGGGGGCGCCCCAGCTACCGGCAGGCCTTCAGCTCGGTGGCTGTCTCCAGTCTGGTGACCCTGCCTTACTCGATCCTCATCTTCATCATGTGCCTGGTCCGACGGGTGGGTGGGCTCCGTCCCGAAATGCTGAGCCCCACCAGCCTGGGCTACTACGTCCATGCCGAGTCCGCCAGACTGCAAGGGTTCTTCTCCCAGCTGGATGTCTTCCTGATCGCCAGCTACGTGATGATCTACCTCTCCTGCCGGCACACCCTGAGGCTGAAGGCCGGTGGTGCCTGGCTTTGCGTCCTGGTCTCGCTGGCCTTCACGCTGGTGACCAAGGTCGCCCTGGCCAAGTGA